A window of Apium graveolens cultivar Ventura chromosome 8, ASM990537v1, whole genome shotgun sequence contains these coding sequences:
- the LOC141678673 gene encoding tetrahydroberberine oxidase-like, with protein sequence MKILYFSILSIAFVLSFLPAAISDDSHQDFVQCLILKSSSSISQVIYTPQNSSYTSVLQFSINNLRFDTPSTPKPIAIVKPVHESQIQTVIYCCKKHDIQMRIRGGGHDFEGHSYIAQVPFVLLDMINLRSISVDPVKATAWVQSGATLGELYYSIAQKSNTLAFPAGVWTNVGVTGHISGGGYGILRRKYGLAADNVLDARLIDATGRILDRKSMGEDLFWAIRGGGASSFGVVLSWKLKLVYVPEFVTVFQVQRTLEQNATEVLDRWQTVSPKLPKDVEIRVVASTVWKYMPNEDRKTVQDVGSGKLRDNAKKTVSLTFVGSFLGRQQGLLSLMKEKFPELGLVAQECSEVSYIQSVLLFSLFSATDSPVGLLNRTRPSIAFKAKSGFVDKPISREGLDGLCKILVQAAPGRTNFIFTSYGGKMDEISESATPFPHRAGTLYMMYMRVQTDGDTLSAMKWIRGLYEYLTPYATKSPRTAYLNYNDRDLGVNNNQDTSSYKQASIWGRKYFKNNFDRLVIVKSIVDPDNFFRHEQSIPPFS encoded by the coding sequence ATGAAGATTTTATATTTTTCCATCTTGTCAATTGCTTTTGTTCTTTCATTCTTACCAGCAGCTATTTCTGATGATTCTCATCAAGATTTTGTTCAATGTCTAATCCTTAAAAGCTCCTCTTCCATATCCCAAGTTATTTATACTCCACAAAATTCTTCTTACACATCTGTCTTACAATTTTCCATTAACAACCTCAGGTTTGACACTCCAAGTACTCCCAAACCTATTGCTATTGTCAAGCCTGTCCACGAATCGCAAATCCAAACTGTCATTTATTGTTGCAAAAAGCATGACATTCAAATGAGAATTCGGGGAGGGGGACATGATTTCGAAGGCCACTCGTACATTGCACAAGTCCCATTTGTGTTACTTGATATGATTAATCTTCGTTCCATCAGTGTAGATCCTGTAAAAGCTACTGCATGGGTGCAGTCCGGTGCAACACTTGGTGAGCTATATTATAGCATTGCTCAGAAGAGCAATACACTTGCATTTCCAGCTGGAGTTTGGACAAATGTTGGTGTTACTGGACACATTAGTGGTGGAGGATATGGCATACTGAGACGAAAGTATGGCCTTGCTGCTGATAATGTACTTGATGCACGGTTAATTGATGCAACCGGAAGGATTCTTGATAGGAAATCTATGGGAGAAGATTTATTTTGGGCCATTAGAGGTGGTGGCGCTTCGAGTTTTGGTGTTGTTCTTTCTTGGAAGCTAAAGCTAGTTTATGTTCCAGAATTTGTTACTGTGTTTCAAGTTCAAAGAACTTTAGAGCAGAATGCTACCGAAGTACTTGATCGCTGGCAGACGGTTTCCCCAAAACTCCCCAAAGACGTTGAAATACGAGTGGTAGCAAGCACTGTTTGGAAGTATATGCCAAACGAAGATAGGAAAACTGTACAAGATGTTGGTTCTGGAAAACTCCGGGATAATGCTAAAAAAACTGTAAGCTTAACATTTGTTGGGTCGTTTCTTGGGCGACAACAAGGATTACTCTCGTTAATGAAGGAAAAATTTCCGGAGTTGGGTTTGGTGGCACAAGAGTGTAGTGAAGTTAGTTACATTCAATCGGTGCTCCTTTTCTCTCTCTTTTCAGCTACTGATTCTCCTGTTGGTTTGTTGAATAGAACGAGGCCTAGTATAGCTTTCAAGGCGAAATCAGGGTTCGTGGACAAGCCTATTTCAAGAGAAGGCCTTGATGGTTTGTGCAAGATTCTTGTCCAAGCTGCACCGGGAAGAACAAATTTCATTTTCACTTCATACGGTGGAAAGATGGATGAAATTTCAGAATCTGCTACTCCGTTCCCTCACAGAGCCGGAACGTTGTACATGATGTACATGAGAGTGCAGACCGATGGGGACACATTGAGTGCCATGAAATGGATCAGAGGCTTATACGAGTATTTGACTCCGTATGCTACCAAATCCCCAAGAACAGCATATCTGAATTATAACGATCGTGATTTGGGAGTGAACAATAATCAGGATACTAGCAGCTACAAGCAAGCAAGTATATGGGGTcgaaaatatttcaaaaataattttgataGACTGGTTATAGTGAAGTCCATTGTGGATCCAGATAACTTCTTTCGACATGAGCAAAGTATCCCTCCCTTCTCATAG
- the LOC141677794 gene encoding aspartic proteinase A1-like isoform X1 has protein sequence MGVKLYDVAVSLFFSSLLLPLVFCESEDGLLRIGLKKIKYDQNSHIARRFESKEVKSFPQSFGRRNFGGKLGDSEDTDIVALKNYMDAQYFGEIAVGTPPQKFTVIFDTGSSNLWVPSAKCHFSVACFLHAKYKGKESSTYKKNGTSAAIHYGTGAISGFFSQDSVKVGHLTLRNQDFIEATREPSITFLVAKFDGILGLGFQEISVGKAVPVWYNMVKQGLVKEQIFSFWLNRHTGEEEGGEIVFGGVDSSHYEGEHTYVPVTQKGYWQFKMGDVLIDGKETGYCNEGCSAIADSGTSLLAGPTAVITMINHAIGAVGVVSQECKTVVDQYGQKIMDLLLTEEQPKKVCSQIGLCTFDGTRGVSSSIESVVDEKNGWSSGHHNALCSTCEMTVAWIQNQLKQNLTQDRILSYVNENCDKLQLCDRLPSPMGESSVDCSKISSMPSISFTIGDKILKLPAAQYILKVGEGTASQCISGFTALDIPPPRGPLWILGDVFMGYYHTVFDYKNARVGFAKAT, from the exons ATGGGAGTCAAATTGTACGATGTCGCTGTTTCACTGTTCTTTTCATCCCTCTTGCTTCCTTTGGTCTTTTGTGAATCAGAAGATGGGTTGCTTAGAATTGgactaaaaaaaattaaatacgATCAAAATAGCCATATTGCACGACGTTTTGAGTCAAAAGAAGTTAAGTCCTTTCCACAATCCTTTGGAAGACGTAATTTTGGGGGCAAACTTGGAGACTCTGAGGATACTGATATTGTGGCACTTAAAAACTACATGGATGCTCAGTACTTTGGTGAGATTGCTGTTGGTACTCCCCCTCAAAAGTTCACTGTGATTTTTGACACTGGCAGCTCTAACCTCTGGGTGCCATCTGCCAAGTGCCACTTTTCC GTTGCATGTTTTTTGCATGCCAAGTATAAGGGAAAAGAATCGAGTACCTACAAGAAAAATG GTACGTCTGCTGCTATACATTATGGAACTGGAGCTATATCTGGATTTTTCAGTCAGGACAGTGTCAAAGTTGGCCATCTAACTCTTAGGAATCAG GATTTTATTGAGGCCACGAGGGAGCCCAGTATCACATTCTTGGTAGCAAAGTTTGATGGTATACTTGGGCTTGGGTTTCAGGAGATATCTGTTGGAAAAGCTGTCCCTGTTTG GTATAATATGGTGAAACAAGGTCTCGTTAAGGAGCAAATATTCTCATTTTGGCTTAATCGACATACAGGGGAAGAGGAAGGAGGTGAAATTGTATTTGGTGGGGTTGATTCAAGCCACTATGAAGGTGAACACACTTATGTTCCAGTCACGCAGAAAGGTTATTGGCAG TTTAAAATGGGTGACGTTCTCATTGATGGAAAAGAAACTG GTTACTGTAATGAAGGTTGCTCTGCAATTGCCGATTCTGGTACTTCTTTGTTAGCAGGTCCAACG GCAGTGATCACCATGATAAATCATGCTATTGGGGCAGTTGGTGTTGTTAGCCAAGAATGCAAGACTGTTGTTGATCAATATGGACAGAAAATTATGGATTTGCTTTTAACTGAG GAACAACCAAAAAAGGTATGCTCCCAGATTGGTTTGTGCACCTTCGACGGAACTCGTGGTGTTAG TAGCAGCATTGAGAGTGTTGTAGATGAGAAAAATGGGTGGTCCTCTGGGCATCATAATGCTCTATGCTCTACCTGTGAAATGACAGTGGCGTGGATTCAGAATCAGCTTAAGCAAAATCTGACCCAGGATCGCATTCTAAGTTATGTTAATGAG AACTGTGATAAATTGCAGCTTTGTGACCGGTTGCCTAGCCCTATGGGAGAATCAAGTGTTGATTGTAGCAAAATTTCTTCAATGCCTAGCATCTCTTTTACCATTGGTGACAAAATTTTAAAGCTTCCTGCTGCGCAG TACATACTGAAAGTTGGCGAGGGAACAGCTTCTCAATGCATTAGTGGCTTTACTGCTCTAGATATTCCTCCTCCTCGTGGACCACTCTG GATCTTGGGAGATGTCTTTATGGGTTACTATCACACCGTATTTGATTATAAGAATGCGAGAGTGGGTTTTGCCAAGGCGACTTAA
- the LOC141677794 gene encoding aspartic proteinase A1-like isoform X2, which translates to MGVKLYDVAVSLFFSSLLLPLVFCESEDGLLRIGLKKIKYDQNSHIARRFESKEVKSFPQSFGRRNFGGKLGDSEDTDIVALKNYMDAQYFGEIAVGTPPQKFTVIFDTGSSNLWVPSAKCHFSVACFLHAKYKGKESSTYKKNGTSAAIHYGTGAISGFFSQDSVKVGHLTLRNQDFIEATREPSITFLVAKFDGILGLGFQEISVGKAVPVWYNMVKQGLVKEQIFSFWLNRHTGEEEGGEIVFGGVDSSHYEGEHTYVPVTQKGYWQFKMGDVLIDGKETGYCNEGCSAIADSGTSLLAGPTAVITMINHAIGAVGVVSQECKTVVDQYGQKIMDLLLTEEQPKKVCSQIGLCTFDGTRGVSIESVVDEKNGWSSGHHNALCSTCEMTVAWIQNQLKQNLTQDRILSYVNENCDKLQLCDRLPSPMGESSVDCSKISSMPSISFTIGDKILKLPAAQYILKVGEGTASQCISGFTALDIPPPRGPLWILGDVFMGYYHTVFDYKNARVGFAKAT; encoded by the exons ATGGGAGTCAAATTGTACGATGTCGCTGTTTCACTGTTCTTTTCATCCCTCTTGCTTCCTTTGGTCTTTTGTGAATCAGAAGATGGGTTGCTTAGAATTGgactaaaaaaaattaaatacgATCAAAATAGCCATATTGCACGACGTTTTGAGTCAAAAGAAGTTAAGTCCTTTCCACAATCCTTTGGAAGACGTAATTTTGGGGGCAAACTTGGAGACTCTGAGGATACTGATATTGTGGCACTTAAAAACTACATGGATGCTCAGTACTTTGGTGAGATTGCTGTTGGTACTCCCCCTCAAAAGTTCACTGTGATTTTTGACACTGGCAGCTCTAACCTCTGGGTGCCATCTGCCAAGTGCCACTTTTCC GTTGCATGTTTTTTGCATGCCAAGTATAAGGGAAAAGAATCGAGTACCTACAAGAAAAATG GTACGTCTGCTGCTATACATTATGGAACTGGAGCTATATCTGGATTTTTCAGTCAGGACAGTGTCAAAGTTGGCCATCTAACTCTTAGGAATCAG GATTTTATTGAGGCCACGAGGGAGCCCAGTATCACATTCTTGGTAGCAAAGTTTGATGGTATACTTGGGCTTGGGTTTCAGGAGATATCTGTTGGAAAAGCTGTCCCTGTTTG GTATAATATGGTGAAACAAGGTCTCGTTAAGGAGCAAATATTCTCATTTTGGCTTAATCGACATACAGGGGAAGAGGAAGGAGGTGAAATTGTATTTGGTGGGGTTGATTCAAGCCACTATGAAGGTGAACACACTTATGTTCCAGTCACGCAGAAAGGTTATTGGCAG TTTAAAATGGGTGACGTTCTCATTGATGGAAAAGAAACTG GTTACTGTAATGAAGGTTGCTCTGCAATTGCCGATTCTGGTACTTCTTTGTTAGCAGGTCCAACG GCAGTGATCACCATGATAAATCATGCTATTGGGGCAGTTGGTGTTGTTAGCCAAGAATGCAAGACTGTTGTTGATCAATATGGACAGAAAATTATGGATTTGCTTTTAACTGAG GAACAACCAAAAAAGGTATGCTCCCAGATTGGTTTGTGCACCTTCGACGGAACTCGTGGTGTTAG CATTGAGAGTGTTGTAGATGAGAAAAATGGGTGGTCCTCTGGGCATCATAATGCTCTATGCTCTACCTGTGAAATGACAGTGGCGTGGATTCAGAATCAGCTTAAGCAAAATCTGACCCAGGATCGCATTCTAAGTTATGTTAATGAG AACTGTGATAAATTGCAGCTTTGTGACCGGTTGCCTAGCCCTATGGGAGAATCAAGTGTTGATTGTAGCAAAATTTCTTCAATGCCTAGCATCTCTTTTACCATTGGTGACAAAATTTTAAAGCTTCCTGCTGCGCAG TACATACTGAAAGTTGGCGAGGGAACAGCTTCTCAATGCATTAGTGGCTTTACTGCTCTAGATATTCCTCCTCCTCGTGGACCACTCTG GATCTTGGGAGATGTCTTTATGGGTTACTATCACACCGTATTTGATTATAAGAATGCGAGAGTGGGTTTTGCCAAGGCGACTTAA
- the LOC141677794 gene encoding aspartic proteinase A1-like isoform X4, with amino-acid sequence MGVKLYDVAVSLFFSSLLLPLVFCESEDGLLRIGLKKIKYDQNSHIARRFESKEVKSFPQSFGRRNFGGKLGDSEDTDIVALKNYMDAQYFGEIAVGTPPQKFTVIFDTGSSNLWVPSAKCHFSVACFLHAKYKGKESSTYKKNGTSAAIHYGTGAISGFFSQDSVKVGHLTLRNQDFIEATREPSITFLVAKFDGILGLGFQEISVGKAVPVWYNMVKQGLVKEQIFSFWLNRHTGEEEGGEIVFGGVDSSHYEGEHTYVPVTQKGYWQFKMGDVLIDGKETGYCNEGCSAIADSGTSLLAGPTAVITMINHAIGAVGVVSQECKTVVDQYGQKIMDLLLTEEQPKKVCSQIGLCTFDGTRGVSIESVVDEKNGWSSGHHNALCSTCEMTVAWIQNQLKQNLTQDRILSYVNELCDRLPSPMGESSVDCSKISSMPSISFTIGDKILKLPAAQYILKVGEGTASQCISGFTALDIPPPRGPLWILGDVFMGYYHTVFDYKNARVGFAKAT; translated from the exons ATGGGAGTCAAATTGTACGATGTCGCTGTTTCACTGTTCTTTTCATCCCTCTTGCTTCCTTTGGTCTTTTGTGAATCAGAAGATGGGTTGCTTAGAATTGgactaaaaaaaattaaatacgATCAAAATAGCCATATTGCACGACGTTTTGAGTCAAAAGAAGTTAAGTCCTTTCCACAATCCTTTGGAAGACGTAATTTTGGGGGCAAACTTGGAGACTCTGAGGATACTGATATTGTGGCACTTAAAAACTACATGGATGCTCAGTACTTTGGTGAGATTGCTGTTGGTACTCCCCCTCAAAAGTTCACTGTGATTTTTGACACTGGCAGCTCTAACCTCTGGGTGCCATCTGCCAAGTGCCACTTTTCC GTTGCATGTTTTTTGCATGCCAAGTATAAGGGAAAAGAATCGAGTACCTACAAGAAAAATG GTACGTCTGCTGCTATACATTATGGAACTGGAGCTATATCTGGATTTTTCAGTCAGGACAGTGTCAAAGTTGGCCATCTAACTCTTAGGAATCAG GATTTTATTGAGGCCACGAGGGAGCCCAGTATCACATTCTTGGTAGCAAAGTTTGATGGTATACTTGGGCTTGGGTTTCAGGAGATATCTGTTGGAAAAGCTGTCCCTGTTTG GTATAATATGGTGAAACAAGGTCTCGTTAAGGAGCAAATATTCTCATTTTGGCTTAATCGACATACAGGGGAAGAGGAAGGAGGTGAAATTGTATTTGGTGGGGTTGATTCAAGCCACTATGAAGGTGAACACACTTATGTTCCAGTCACGCAGAAAGGTTATTGGCAG TTTAAAATGGGTGACGTTCTCATTGATGGAAAAGAAACTG GTTACTGTAATGAAGGTTGCTCTGCAATTGCCGATTCTGGTACTTCTTTGTTAGCAGGTCCAACG GCAGTGATCACCATGATAAATCATGCTATTGGGGCAGTTGGTGTTGTTAGCCAAGAATGCAAGACTGTTGTTGATCAATATGGACAGAAAATTATGGATTTGCTTTTAACTGAG GAACAACCAAAAAAGGTATGCTCCCAGATTGGTTTGTGCACCTTCGACGGAACTCGTGGTGTTAG CATTGAGAGTGTTGTAGATGAGAAAAATGGGTGGTCCTCTGGGCATCATAATGCTCTATGCTCTACCTGTGAAATGACAGTGGCGTGGATTCAGAATCAGCTTAAGCAAAATCTGACCCAGGATCGCATTCTAAGTTATGTTAATGAG CTTTGTGACCGGTTGCCTAGCCCTATGGGAGAATCAAGTGTTGATTGTAGCAAAATTTCTTCAATGCCTAGCATCTCTTTTACCATTGGTGACAAAATTTTAAAGCTTCCTGCTGCGCAG TACATACTGAAAGTTGGCGAGGGAACAGCTTCTCAATGCATTAGTGGCTTTACTGCTCTAGATATTCCTCCTCCTCGTGGACCACTCTG GATCTTGGGAGATGTCTTTATGGGTTACTATCACACCGTATTTGATTATAAGAATGCGAGAGTGGGTTTTGCCAAGGCGACTTAA
- the LOC141677794 gene encoding aspartic proteinase A1-like isoform X3, translating to MGVKLYDVAVSLFFSSLLLPLVFCESEDGLLRIGLKKIKYDQNSHIARRFESKEVKSFPQSFGRRNFGGKLGDSEDTDIVALKNYMDAQYFGEIAVGTPPQKFTVIFDTGSSNLWVPSAKCHFSVACFLHAKYKGKESSTYKKNGTSAAIHYGTGAISGFFSQDSVKVGHLTLRNQDFIEATREPSITFLVAKFDGILGLGFQEISVGKAVPVWYNMVKQGLVKEQIFSFWLNRHTGEEEGGEIVFGGVDSSHYEGEHTYVPVTQKGYWQFKMGDVLIDGKETGYCNEGCSAIADSGTSLLAGPTAVITMINHAIGAVGVVSQECKTVVDQYGQKIMDLLLTEEQPKKVCSQIGLCTFDGTRGVSSSIESVVDEKNGWSSGHHNALCSTCEMTVAWIQNQLKQNLTQDRILSYVNELCDRLPSPMGESSVDCSKISSMPSISFTIGDKILKLPAAQYILKVGEGTASQCISGFTALDIPPPRGPLWILGDVFMGYYHTVFDYKNARVGFAKAT from the exons ATGGGAGTCAAATTGTACGATGTCGCTGTTTCACTGTTCTTTTCATCCCTCTTGCTTCCTTTGGTCTTTTGTGAATCAGAAGATGGGTTGCTTAGAATTGgactaaaaaaaattaaatacgATCAAAATAGCCATATTGCACGACGTTTTGAGTCAAAAGAAGTTAAGTCCTTTCCACAATCCTTTGGAAGACGTAATTTTGGGGGCAAACTTGGAGACTCTGAGGATACTGATATTGTGGCACTTAAAAACTACATGGATGCTCAGTACTTTGGTGAGATTGCTGTTGGTACTCCCCCTCAAAAGTTCACTGTGATTTTTGACACTGGCAGCTCTAACCTCTGGGTGCCATCTGCCAAGTGCCACTTTTCC GTTGCATGTTTTTTGCATGCCAAGTATAAGGGAAAAGAATCGAGTACCTACAAGAAAAATG GTACGTCTGCTGCTATACATTATGGAACTGGAGCTATATCTGGATTTTTCAGTCAGGACAGTGTCAAAGTTGGCCATCTAACTCTTAGGAATCAG GATTTTATTGAGGCCACGAGGGAGCCCAGTATCACATTCTTGGTAGCAAAGTTTGATGGTATACTTGGGCTTGGGTTTCAGGAGATATCTGTTGGAAAAGCTGTCCCTGTTTG GTATAATATGGTGAAACAAGGTCTCGTTAAGGAGCAAATATTCTCATTTTGGCTTAATCGACATACAGGGGAAGAGGAAGGAGGTGAAATTGTATTTGGTGGGGTTGATTCAAGCCACTATGAAGGTGAACACACTTATGTTCCAGTCACGCAGAAAGGTTATTGGCAG TTTAAAATGGGTGACGTTCTCATTGATGGAAAAGAAACTG GTTACTGTAATGAAGGTTGCTCTGCAATTGCCGATTCTGGTACTTCTTTGTTAGCAGGTCCAACG GCAGTGATCACCATGATAAATCATGCTATTGGGGCAGTTGGTGTTGTTAGCCAAGAATGCAAGACTGTTGTTGATCAATATGGACAGAAAATTATGGATTTGCTTTTAACTGAG GAACAACCAAAAAAGGTATGCTCCCAGATTGGTTTGTGCACCTTCGACGGAACTCGTGGTGTTAG TAGCAGCATTGAGAGTGTTGTAGATGAGAAAAATGGGTGGTCCTCTGGGCATCATAATGCTCTATGCTCTACCTGTGAAATGACAGTGGCGTGGATTCAGAATCAGCTTAAGCAAAATCTGACCCAGGATCGCATTCTAAGTTATGTTAATGAG CTTTGTGACCGGTTGCCTAGCCCTATGGGAGAATCAAGTGTTGATTGTAGCAAAATTTCTTCAATGCCTAGCATCTCTTTTACCATTGGTGACAAAATTTTAAAGCTTCCTGCTGCGCAG TACATACTGAAAGTTGGCGAGGGAACAGCTTCTCAATGCATTAGTGGCTTTACTGCTCTAGATATTCCTCCTCCTCGTGGACCACTCTG GATCTTGGGAGATGTCTTTATGGGTTACTATCACACCGTATTTGATTATAAGAATGCGAGAGTGGGTTTTGCCAAGGCGACTTAA